Genomic segment of Odontesthes bonariensis isolate fOdoBon6 chromosome 10, fOdoBon6.hap1, whole genome shotgun sequence:
GACTGTATTTGACAAGTTCAGTGCACAAACCCAATCTAATTAGGCTCAGTTAAGTCAGTTGACACAGTCAAATATTATTCTAATAGGGCCATTTCAACATTACGTTAACGTATACGGTTACAGGCCCTTGGTTAGCTAGCAGGCTAATGTTTGTGTTAGCTAGCTAATGATGAAGCAAATTTACAAACCATAACACCGCGACTCTGTTTACCATTTGTCTAACAAATAACTTGCATTAAAGAAAAGGCTAGATCAATAATAGGTCATGCTGCGTCTCAGATGGTGTTTAAGTCACCAGCCAGTGTACGTTAAAATAATTTTGAATAAGTTGGATAGCGATAGCATGTTAGCTACAGTCAGAAACTAACTGGGTACCAGTGCAAGTTAAGCTCTAGTAGACAGCTAGCTGCTAATGTTAGCTAAGCGGGTATCGTTTTCCATCGAACTTCACTATCAAGCTATGTTAGCAACTTAGCCCACCAGCTATGTCCGGGTGAACACGGACAGTTTCAAGCTAAGAGAAGCCTGGAATTTACTGACATCTAAGTAGTTACCTGTTAATTATAGAGCCAATCAGCTGAGGTAGCTCCTTCGTTTCAAAAGCGGTGTACGAGGCTGATAACAGCGGCCGTACTGCCGCTGTCCATTCGTGTTCCCCATCTCCTCCGCTTGACGCCATCTTGAAATCCcatagaaaaaaaactaactacTGGAGGAAGAAGATGTGAAAGTTAGTCACAGGGGGCGCTCACAGTCTGATGACAGACTTCTCATCAAAAATGAAACTTTTTAACTACTTGTAACAAGGGCAAATTATGTGTTTCTAATATTTTAGATACAAGCAACAATACCGTATGTAATTAAATTGAATAAGGTTAAATTGAAACGAAATTAACGAaaatatgcatgttaggttaattcgTCATTCAAAATTGACCATAGGAGTGAGTGCAAGTGGGCTTGGTTGTTTATCTATTAGATGGACTCTCTTTGGTGGTCCATCCAGGCTGTTCCCTCCTTCTTGCCCAATGGCAGCAGGGgataggggttagggttagggttaggggctaCGCTCAAGCCTCACTGCAACCCTGAATAGGATAAAatgggtatggaaaatggacgGATGGGTGTTCATTCTGTGTCTTATTTTAATAGGTGTGTCTCATGGTGGTAATTTTGCTCCTGTGTTAAATTATATATCATAATTTTCCTTTACTTTGACAAAGGTTGCACCATGACTAACAGTAGGACTTTATCTATGGCAAAGAACCACAAAAACATGTCAATAAACAcgataaacaaaaaataatatctaTTCTCTTATATGCCTTGAGTCCTTTTAGCAGTACACCGATAGTGTAGTAAGGAAAGACGCAGCTCAAAATTAGGTTTGGACCTCATAGGAAGTAAACTTTCTCTGTATTGCCTTCATAATGATATTCATTTTCTAAAGTTAATTGCTTTCTTttcaaaaataacatttttactATTCAGTGGTATACAACAAGTTTACTCTAACTAAAAACCATctctgtatttctttttttttttatgtattcttCTTATTTTTTACAGAGGTAAATAATGTTAGTTTTActgattttcagttttgtttttttaggtttaaaaaacaataatGATGTCTGCATCACAAAAACAAGCGAGTACACCATCTATTTTATTCTGTAGTCGGTTGATTTATTACATGGAGCATCATTATTTAATAAGCTGTGACCAACAAACTGATTTTCTGCGTTTCACGTATCGGCCTTTAGGTGGCAGCACTTCGCTCTCACAGGACAAGAAGGAGGCCAGTTAACTTCCGACTTCCCCCTCCTTTGGAAGAGCAAGTCAAGCTACTGCTGCAATGGCAAAGCTAAATTTGCTTTGGCTGAAATGTATTATTTCATTCACCGCTGTCCAGGCTGTGTTTGAGGATCAAGTGGGAAAATTTGATTGGTAAGAAAAATGCTGTGAGCCGGTGAAAtacgtgttttttttcttctatttttatGATTTggaaatgctaatgctaacaccTGTCACACTTATTAGCTGCGAGTCGTTGTGTTTGGGCTGGACTTTATAAGAGAGGACATTGCAGAAAAATATAGAATTAGATACAGAAATTCTCGTTTTGATAGCTTGTTTAAGGAGCTCTTAGCATATCCATTGTCCATCCATGTCCATGTGAATTATCTTTTCGGAAAGCAATGGTCCTATGGACTCACTTAGTTCATTGAAACGAGGCTTATCTCAAAACATTTGGCAATCCTTGCAACAAGCTGATAATAACCAGAGTACCTTCCATCAATATATTCTGCCTTATTGATAAGCAATCGCTTGATAGAAatagtaataatgataataaacaaatgtaatgcCTTTTCTCCGTCTTGTGGTTCACAGGAGGCAGCAATATGTAGGCAAGGTTCGCTTTTCTCATTACGACACACAAATGCAGTCATCAAAAAAAGTTCTTTTAGCAACAGAGAGTAATGTTTTTGCTGCACTCAATACCAGGACAGGAGAGCTTTGTGAGTATTTGATACATCCTCAATATGACACACCTGTCAGTGAGagtattatatttttattcctACATGACTTGGACTGTCTGTTTGATGTCTGTCACAGTTTGGCGACATGTGGATAAGACCGGGCCAGAGGGAAACATCGATGCTTTCCTGCATCATGGACAAGGTGCTTCTTTTTTGTCATTGCAGTTGAGCGCCATAGTTTTTAAGTTCCTTCACTGTATGTTTATAATCAATTAAATGTGTCTTTGTCTCCTAGATGCGGTGCTTGTAGTTGGTAATGGGCGCTTGCTGCGCTCCTGGGAGGTCAATATTGGTGGTTTGAATTGGGAAATTGTGCTCGACTCTGGCAGGTGACTATATCACCCTAACTTGCAGTGGTTGGGTTTAAACTTGTCTTTATTTTAGATCAAATATTATCTgcttttcttttgcattttagATTCCAGTCAGCTGGTTTGGTTGGACAACAAGGCACAGTGAAATATGTGgctgttttaaagaaaactgcCATCTCTCTCCATTACCTGTCTAATGGTCATCAGAGGTGGATAGAGAACGTACCAGAGAGGTAAATTGCCATGTCTTTTCTATTTTATGTCATCAGTTAAAGCCATTTCTTTTCTATGTATGTTCAAGAATATAATTATCTTATTATAAGCCAAACTTTAACCCTGGGAAAAAAATTACAAGCTGTATGAAAAGCATTGGCGTATGAAAATTATTAACACAGTTTTCTCTATCAACCTCTACAGTGAAACTGTGGATTACCAGGCTGTATACTCTGGGGGAAATGGGGAAGTTTATGTGTTGGGAGTCGTTCCCCATTCCCACATTGCTGTTGTTGTCTACAGTGTGGATGACGGAGAGATAATGAAGCAGGTACTCCCGTTTTATAGTGGCTGTAGAAAACGGTAAAATTATGAGTGGAACGTACTAAGAATATAAATGTTTCAAACATTTTAGGGAAAGATTCAATTCCATCATTTTAGATACaccaagaaaacaaacaaatgctgAAGTTTATTCTTTGCTTTGCTTGTGTTGCTTCCAGTTCTCAGTTGAAGCTCCGTGGCTGTCCAACATACCGACCAGTTGTGCAGTGATTGGCCAGGGGATGTTGACATGTGTAGACTCCACAACCATGTCCTTATACACACTTGATTTACACCTGCAGTTACAGATGACACAGATCCCTCTTCAGGTATCAAGAAAAATGGAACCAAAACTTCTCTTTGTATGAAATTACCATGTATGTTCTTCACTGTAGTTTGATTAGGTCTCACTCACTTGTCTCTGCACATCTCTGCTCTATTTGAACATTACTCTGTTTCTCTGTGTGAATGCTTTTCCTCActttttacaatttaaaaaaaaaaaaaaaaacaaaaaaaaaaaaaaaaaaaaaaacatttgtcttctctcagtcgcttGGACTTGAAGTAGACACAGGCTTTCATCTGTCCCTGGTGTCGCACCAGCCTAACCCGGCCCATCAGCCACAGTCAGAGTTCTTCCTTCAGCTCGGGGCTGATCGCTTTGTGCTTCTCCAGCTCAACAATGGTCAAATAGTTACGCTGAGGGAATTCAAGCCGGTACGTAATTGTTTCTCCAGATTTTATTCTGAGATTTCAGatcacttgtttttttcttttgttttttcgtttttttgtgatgtttgtCATCAGAAATGTTACCTTCTTCTGGTATTCATGTAATTGTGCTATAAAATTGTCAGTCAGCCTTACATTAAAGAAATTCAGCTTTAAGGACggatgttttttttacacttcgGGCCATGCTGACTCTTGACCTTTGTGGAAATTTATAAAACTCTGGTCTGAAGGAAAATGTTAGCTCCTTAAAAGAGAAGTCTCTGAGACCTAAAGTACCAGGTTCAATGTAAACGTCAGCTGGCACTCGTGCTAAAATGTTTGATTTCCCAGACATGCAGTCATTTGTCATGTCAAATGTTTCTTGAGTTCTAAAGTAAGAGTAGGTGAAATATTCCCATAGTTCCCAAACgtatttttgtcatttaaaaaaaagggtaagTTTTACTGTGCCAGACAAATATTCAAATGGCTAATTAAAGAAATAGTATGCGAGATTGCCTGTTACACCACTTTCTTGATTGATAGGCCCTGCTGGTTTCATTTGCCACCACTGGAGAGAAGACTGTTGCTGCTGTCATGTCACCCAAGAACAAAACGGTTAGTTCATGAaaactccatccatcctttttctatacctgctgaatccaactcgctggagcctatctcagctgtTTGAGAAAAATCACACTCTCAAATTTGTTAAGATGTGGTTTGTCGTTGTTAACCTCCCACAAAATCCTGAGAGTTTTAGCTGCTGTAGCGCagtcttgtgtgtttgttttattttttctacgcTTCTAAAATGCTTAAATTTAGTTTAGTGAACGTGTCAAACTTGTTACTGTCTGGTTGAGTCAGGCTTTTTAGGTAAGTGATACAAGCATTAATAACAATTTAGGATTATTTGTTGCCACCCACAGGCTTGCAGTATTAACCTCTATAGTGCTGAAACTGGACGCAGACTTCTTGACACAACTCTGATTTTTGCTATGGATCCTAATGGAGGGAAACCAGAGAGGGTGAGTTTGGTTTGTTTCCCAGGGATTTTGGGTTTAAGCAACCGTCTTCGCACAGTTTGAAATAACTTTAACAGTAGAGTTTAAAACAAAAGTAcatgatgttgtttggtgttaATAATTGTTTTACAATCTGATTTACTTTTAATGTGTTTTAGCTCTATGTACAAGCGTTCCTGAAGAAAGATGACTCTGTTGGCTACAGAGTCATGGTGCAGACAGAAGACCACACGCTCACCTTCATACAACAGCCAGGTATGAATAACAAAGCAGAGAGACCAAGGAAAGGGTGCTTTTTAATTTACCACTGTGCAGCTTGTTCAAGCTTAACCATGCCTGTGCAGAATTGATGACACAGAACCGCATGCTAGTTTGATTTCTTTTCAGCATTATCCTGACTTACTCTAACGTCATGCAAAAACTGAGGTTTTAGAATCATGCACTGAAGAAGCTTTTGCAACTGCACACCCTCAGACCATGTTGGGACATGATTCTTGCTCACCTCATCTATTGTCTTGCATATTGGCAAAACAATGGCATGCTTTATAGGAACTTTATATTCTGCAAACAGAGCAGATATTGGTTGTTGAGATGTATTAGTCACATGTAAAATACATTAATATTGCTGATTATCAACTGCATGCAATAAATCGTACCTCTAATCTACTGTATATTTACATTGGATACATTTATTTCTGACCATGTTTATTATAGCAATACATACATTTCTGGTAAGCAGGATGAGAGGATTCTTAAAATAATCTGCACAGATGTAAAGCCCTGGCATAGCGACAGGTCTACTTCGCTGATTTATGTACAGCTGAAAACTTAAAAGGTGGTGATTTACACAAATCATCTTATAGCATTTAAATTGGGCTTTTAACTGAGCTATGGGAACTTTTAAATCACATTCTACTAAATGAGAATCAGGAGTTACTGTATGTAAGTGTTTGCATCGCATAGAGACTGAAGGTTGCTGCAGGCTGTCAGATACAGCTGAATAGTTTTGTCTCCTCCCCCTGCTGCTTCCATCTGTTCTCATCCACTTTCCAGAACAGATTCACATCATTTTGATTGAGCTCTGTGTTTATGATTGCTGAGGCATTCATGTGCGCTGTCGtgtcttttttatttcctttattcGACCACCAGGTGGTGCCAAAGTCTTTACTTTTGCAACGTTTTCCTTGCAATGACCTAAATCTGGTGATACCCCAGCTACACCTTTAAGGagatatttttgtttaattaagAATGCTAGTCTTATAAAAAGGTTGCATAAGGTGGGTTGTTGAGAATCAAAAGGTGGAACTATTGTTTCGTCACTCATTGTGTTTACAGCTAAGATTCAATACACCTTTCCAAAGTGCAAAGAGATTGGTGAGCCATGATTTCCCTCACGAAAACAATTTCTTTATATTCCACCCCTTAATCTTCATGATTACTGCCAGCAACAGTTCACTAAGTGGAGCATAAGCAGACTCAGATGTCAGAATTCACATGTACACAGAGACTTATCTTCGTAAAAAATACTGCCAATGCCGTAGTTGATTGAAAGCATCAGCTGTCACAGGGTGTGGAAGATGAAATGAGTGATTACGGAGCAATAATGAATCTTTGTTTCCAGGGCGTGTAATGTGGACCAGGGAGGAGGCCCTGTCAGATGTGGTAACAATGGAAATGGTGGATCTGCCGCTTACTGGAACACAGGCTGAGCTGGAGGGAGAGTTTGGCAAAAAGGCTGGTAAATGTTAAACAAAAAACCCTTCTTCGGGCTAATGATGTCCCATTCTACATTTGATATTTCCAGCTTTTAGTGTTAGTAGCTTTTAATCATCCAAGCTGGGGGGTTTTTTCAGTTGCTGTAGGCTTATAGCCAGTTAAAACAAAcaagtcttgtatttgttgagGTAATGATTCACCTAGTTTCTGTTAGCTTCactgtcttttgttttcttctgttttattgCTGCATATGGATTCAGCGATTCAAGGTAACACACGACTCCGTCTTTGCAATAGAACTAGACTGCCTATCTTATAGCTAAGGTCACTTGTGATTGACTGAAAATCCTTTTTAATATCCACTGAGCCTTTCTTGTTGTCAACAAAGCAACCCTGTCCTCCTCCAAAGAAGATTACTGTGTTCCTGTCTTGTTTCTTCTTGCACTGttgtatgaaatgaatgaaaagcaTGACACTGACACCCACTGAAACTCAGTAAGCAGAGTGTGTGCTCTTGCTGTAATTCACCTAGATGGGCTGATGTCTATGGTGTTGAAGAGGCTCTCCTCTCAGCTCATCCTGCTGCAGGCCTGGGTCGCTCACCTCTGGAAGCTGTTCTATGACGCCCGCAAACCCCGCAGTCAAGTAAAAAATGACATCACCATTGAGAACCTGTCCAGAGATGAGTTCAACTTGCAGAAGATGATGGTTATGGTTACTGCATCTGGGAAGGTAAATGACTCAAGCCTGCGTTCAGATTTAGTCACTGTTTGTTAGTGTTTCAGGAGAGATGAGCTCTGTTGCTCAGTTGTGGTCAAACTAGATTTGGTTTATTTAGTCTAAGATCAGGCAGGCCTAAAGAGAAATGACACGCAAGGTACTTCAAATCGCACCGCTCACTTTTTCCTGAACAGTtcgttcttgttttgttttgttttcttcttccgTGAAGCTCTTTGGGATTGACAGCAAGACTGGTGGTATTTTATGGAAGCATTACCTTGACAACATCCCATCTAATGCTGCTTTCAAACTAATGGTGCAACGGACAACTGCACACTTCCCTCATCCACCACAGTGCACACTGCTCATCAAAGACAAGGTATCTGACAAAGCACTGTGTTTGAAGATTTTCTGCTCTGGTGCTCAGTTTTAAGGCTTTAAAGTAAAGCACGGTCAGTGACTATcttaagagttttttttcttttttcttttttaatactgGTCTAACCTGTGTAACGTTTGGTTGTTCCTGCAAACCATTTGCAACATGGTTTTGTTctcctttttaaaatatttttttttctatttggtCATCAGGACACAGGCCTGGCCACACTACATGTGTTTAACCCCATCTTCGGAAAAAGGAGTCACGTCACTCCACCCGCACTACCTCAGCCGATACTTCAGTCACTCATGCTGCCACTCATGGACCAGGATTATGCCAAAGTCTTGCTTCTCATTGATGACCAGTACAAGGTCTGTAGCAATCATATCAACAATGTATCCGTCTTCCTCTAGTTCTTCCGTTCAGCCTGTCACATGTTGCACACAAGGAGAAACTAAATTGAAATGATGATAATTGTAGAATATAACATTTTAAGTGAAGTTGGTTTACACACAACATTACCTCCATTTTActgatttgtttatttgtccattcatttattaatttactTATCTATTTCCCAATCCCAGGTGTCGGCCTTTCCATCTACCAAGAATGTATTGCAGCAACTCCAAGAGATGGCCTCATCCATTTTCTTTCATCTTGTTGACTCAAGTCAGGGAAGACTGTCTGGTTACAGACTAAGAACGGCAAGTGAAACTTTTACTTCATTGTTTCCAGGCTCTTGCGGTGAGCTATTATGAAATAATATTTATTTAATGACTTAATCCGGCTAATTTTCTTGCTCTCTCAGGACTTGTCAACTGAGCAGATCTGGGAGGTTGTCATACCAACGGAGATACAGAAGGTTGTCTCTGTCAGAGGGAAAAGGCCGAATGAGCACGTGCACTCACAGGGCAGAGTAATGGGAGACCGTAGTGTACTCTATAAGGTACCCTAATGTGGTCTGGAAATACTGCTGAGAAATTTCAAAtgatatttgcttttttttatgtggGATTTAGTTGGTTACGGCTCATATTTTCCACTTCAGTCATAAAGACGATGATACCTCGTTTTCTTTTGTAAAAAGGCTTTCCCAAGTGAGTCATATTCCCTCTGCACTGCTCCCTTTGAATAAACCTTCAGCTAGAAGTTAGTCCTTCTACTCAGGACCATAAGATGGAGAGGAAATCACTGAAACATTAAAAATCAGCAGTTATGTACTGCAGAATTTGGTGGTATGTCCAGCTATGAAATGCTGCTGTGTTGCGCTGTGTCATATTTAAGGCCTTACTGGAACAATTTTCATCATGATTTCATCCACAATCGTGTAACTTCACATATAATTGGAGAAAGCCGAGTAGCtacatttcttttcttcttcagatTACTATAAACACAGTCATTTGAATTAGAAATTACTATAGACAAAGTCATTTTAAGCATACCTCTGAAGGATTAAGGTCGGTATTTCCAAAATCAATTATAGTTGACTTAAAATCATATATTTTTGGCAAATTCTTTGCAGTCATGGTTTGTTGACTGTTGAGATTCTCGAGTTTAGGTGTGTCGGACCATGTTAATTTGAGagtaactttttcatttcaattcaaatgATTCATTGGGTGTCTCTCATGTTCACAGTACTTGAATCCCAATCTACTAGCAGTGGTGACGGAGAGCACAGACTTGCATCAGGAGCGCAGCTTCATCGGGATCCTGCTGATTGATGGCGTGACTGGTCGCATCATCCACGAGGCCGTTCAGAGGAAAGCCAGAGGACCGGTGCATGTTGTGCACTCTGAAAATTGGGTTGTGGTAAGCCTGACCGATTTCTGCACTCAATTGGCTAGAATAGAATAGAGATAGCAATGGTCATCGGTTGTTTTGTTGAATTTGGATTTGTCACAGTAGTCTTTGAAGGTCAGGTGATCCCTTTACCTGTTAAATCCCCCGTGTCTGTCTGACTCTGCAGTATGAATACTGGAGCTCAAAGTCTCGCAGGAATGAGTTCTCTGTAATTGAACTCTACGAAGGAATGGAGCTCTACAACAGCACCGTGTTCAGCTCGCTGGATCGGCCACATGTTCCTCAGGTGCTTCAGCAGTCTTACATTTTCCCCTCCTCCATCTCTACCTTGGAGGCCACCCTGACTGAAAAGGGCATCACCAGCCGCCATCTGCTCAGTAAGTTCCAGTATTTCTCTCCAACTTTGTCctatttatatatttgacagttattcatattttctcaaaaaacggAAAGGTCTCTTTAAATTTGCTCAACTCTTGCCTAACGTGTTTCTTTGGACTTGTTTCGTCACAGTTGGCTTGCCCTCCGGGGGGATTCTGTCATTGCCAAAGATGTTCCTTGACCCACGCAGGCCAGAAATAGTAACCGAGCAAAGCCGGTAAGTTCCCAGTCAGATGTGGTTTAACATTGAACTcctttctcccccccccccccccccccccccccccccatctgccCTGATCTGACTTGTTAACTTGATCTCCAGTGAAGAGAACCTGATACCGTACGCACCAGAGCTGATCATCCGCACAGAGTGGTTCATCAACTACAACCAGACTGTATCAAGAGTGCGAGGTATTTACACAGCCCCTTCTGGACTGGAATCAACCTGCCTGGTGAGTCTAGCTTCAGAGCACTGACAAACTTATTCCATGACAATTATAAAGGAAGGTTTCCCTTGTTTTATCAGATTTTTGCCttgatttaaagttttttttttttttctggaattcATTTGAATAGTTCACCATTTTTGGTGTTTATCTCTGAAAATGTAGTTTATATTTTCTTGGTGTCTCTGTCCAAGATTTGATACctaaatattttctttaattttagGTGGTGGCATACGGTCTCGACATCTACCAGACACGAGTGTATCCCTCAAAGCAGTTTGATGTACTTAAAGACGACTATGACTACATGCTGATTAGTAGCGTACTCCTCGCCCTTTTCTTTGCCACCATGATCAGCAAACGCCTGGCAGAAGTCAAACTGCTCAACCGGGCTTGGCGGTAAAGTAATCGTCAGTCCTGCACCTAACAGCCCCACGGCTGCACGAAGGACCTCGGTCCGAGTAGATGAGAGTGCTGAGGCTGTGCCTGTAGAAGAACACAGGCCAAAGTTCAATAAGGCCCTTAAGGAACTGCAGGGGCCAGCGGGGAGGGGGTGGAAGGAGGGGTTAGTTAAGGttttaagtgtttgttttttaacttattttgcaaaaagaagaaatgattGCGTAATAGAatgatgattttcttttgtcaCATCATTTTGATTAAATGTTTAACACAAAACTAATTACAGATCAATGGAACAAAATTGGATTTATTCAATTGTGAAGTTTGGAAATTCCTTCACGTATGAAAGTTAGGTACTTAAATTAACTTAGTTTTTCCAAGATTACTTTGGAGACATTTCTGCATTACCAGGCAATTCTAATGGATAGTGATGATAAATGTGGAGGTCAGAGAatagagacagaaaaacacataagCAGCATGATACAATgccaaacaaatgttttttgtttttagcctGATGAATCGCCATATTGGTTGGATAGCAAATGAACTGTGAGATGATAATGTAGCATGCACAGGAAAGCATTTTTTTGGGGGCTGTCCTGGAGACTCTTTCCAAAAAATGAAAACCTGAAAAGGCCCAAGCACTGCAGATTTCCACTTGTGGCTTCTTTATGTTGCCATGAAAAGCTGTCGTGCTCAGAACAACACCTCGGTGCAGAAAGCAGCCACAAGTGAAGCCCCACGGTGTGCGAGCCTTCTTTCATGTTTGTGCTGCCATTCGTCCACATATTGGCCCAGCCTGGTTtggtgtggatgtgtgtgtgttctcagcTTGGCCCGAAGACTCTTCCCATTGAAGGCACTGTTACCGCCTTCAAATGCTTGACCAAGGAACCTGACCAACAGCAGCCTTCATTTGGCACCATTTAGTTTTGATCCATTAAAATTCCCTGTTGGAACTCCAAACTGAGTGGCTTCTCTTCTTTCTAAAACTTTAAAAGCTTGTTGAAACCATGAAATTATTAATTATGATAACACATTCAGTATTTCATGAAAAGATTATATTTTTCAGTCCAGGTACTTCGACAATGTGTTCATTCATAATTACCAACGACGGATTGTAATAGCTTTGGTTTGGAAATGAAGAACAAAGAAATCACACAATGAAtaagttatttatttctataaatagattaaaaacagcttttataATTACTTTTGACACATTGATAAACTTTGCTAGAGCTGAGTTTGATGCAGAGCCTTCACGAGGACGTccaacaagttggtctaacaaAGGTTGTAAACATGATCTCATCCCATCCACAAAAAGAACATAGAACATTTTAACCAAAGGTCTAttctgtacctttttttttttctaactataTAAACAACATTAGAGCTAAATTTGCATACATCAACAGTTTTCCATAATAATTAGTAGTTTGTCAGCAAATCATAGCTGGAAGAATGGGGTTCATTTGCTGCTGCGCATTCAGTCCTTGACATGAAGATGTCAGCACTTTGCAGGGAGAATGCTGTTGCATGTAACTGAAATCCAAAAATCAGACTTTTGACACTaaagtctatttttttttcaaaattaaaaaaacatgtaacaaCAACTGCAACAGAATCCACTGAAACCTCACAAAGCATGAGGCGAGTCAGGTCACGTATTAGATATATAAATCTCTGTTTTACACACGATTGGTTTGTGTTGTAATGTTGACCACATTCTTCACTGTCATATTTACAACAAATCTAAATGTGAGAATGATTCGACAAAACATCAAATTAATCAATATATTAGACTTTTCAAGAAGCACTCTCATAAGAAAAATGACACACATGGAATGAACAATCTGGCACAAGCCCAGCTTGTACCTCTCAATATTTGCTCTCTTGTAGGAAATACAGTATTAGCTCAGGCTAATTTAAACTCACTACAGGCTAATAAAGTAATGTGAGCACGGGCTTAAAAACTAATGAGCGATAATACATTTTTCCAGTAAGAACGTTGCAATATCTAAGTCAGCCTCAGtcattttggacatttttaaaggaggtatattattttttcactattAGTGAAAATATTATAATACTGTGCGCTGTACTGTGTGTCGTGGGTTGAACAAGAGGAGACATCTCTTAAAATACTGACCGGTAAATGTTCAGTCAAAATTAGACAAAAACCTCACAGTGACAAAACAGATCAGTCATTAAAAATAAGAATGTGACATTAGAAATGTGAGTACCTGCTTTCACACACTGTATAATAGTGTCTTCGTGTACTTACTAAAGATGCCAGTCACAGTTTTGTATCCATCCAATTTCATTATCAAGTGAAGGTCTCTATCTTTTCAGCCAAACGCCTGTACTCGCAGTCCTGTTGGGTTCACTTAGGAGTCTCTCTCGTCTCTGAGTATGTGCTGGACGGCCCGGCGGTAAGAGGATGTAATGTGTGGCGCTCGCCTG
This window contains:
- the emc1 gene encoding ER membrane protein complex subunit 1 → MAKLNLLWLKCIISFTAVQAVFEDQVGKFDWRQQYVGKVRFSHYDTQMQSSKKVLLATESNVFAALNTRTGELFWRHVDKTGPEGNIDAFLHHGQDAVLVVGNGRLLRSWEVNIGGLNWEIVLDSGRFQSAGLVGQQGTVKYVAVLKKTAISLHYLSNGHQRWIENVPESETVDYQAVYSGGNGEVYVLGVVPHSHIAVVVYSVDDGEIMKQFSVEAPWLSNIPTSCAVIGQGMLTCVDSTTMSLYTLDLHLQLQMTQIPLQSLGLEVDTGFHLSLVSHQPNPAHQPQSEFFLQLGADRFVLLQLNNGQIVTLREFKPALLVSFATTGEKTVAAVMSPKNKTACSINLYSAETGRRLLDTTLIFAMDPNGGKPERLYVQAFLKKDDSVGYRVMVQTEDHTLTFIQQPGRVMWTREEALSDVVTMEMVDLPLTGTQAELEGEFGKKADGLMSMVLKRLSSQLILLQAWVAHLWKLFYDARKPRSQVKNDITIENLSRDEFNLQKMMVMVTASGKLFGIDSKTGGILWKHYLDNIPSNAAFKLMVQRTTAHFPHPPQCTLLIKDKDTGLATLHVFNPIFGKRSHVTPPALPQPILQSLMLPLMDQDYAKVLLLIDDQYKVSAFPSTKNVLQQLQEMASSIFFHLVDSSQGRLSGYRLRTDLSTEQIWEVVIPTEIQKVVSVRGKRPNEHVHSQGRVMGDRSVLYKYLNPNLLAVVTESTDLHQERSFIGILLIDGVTGRIIHEAVQRKARGPVHVVHSENWVVYEYWSSKSRRNEFSVIELYEGMELYNSTVFSSLDRPHVPQVLQQSYIFPSSISTLEATLTEKGITSRHLLIGLPSGGILSLPKMFLDPRRPEIVTEQSREENLIPYAPELIIRTEWFINYNQTVSRVRGIYTAPSGLESTCLVVAYGLDIYQTRVYPSKQFDVLKDDYDYMLISSVLLALFFATMISKRLAEVKLLNRAWR